From a region of the Candida albicans SC5314 chromosome 1, complete sequence genome:
- the ESS1 gene encoding peptidylprolyl isomerase (Prolyl isomerase (parvulin class); essential; involved in yeast-hyphal switching, Cph1p pathway; has inflexible linker between WW and isomerase domains, unlike human homolog; functional homolog of S. cerevisiae Ess1p) produces MASTSTGLPPNWTIRVSRSHNKEYFLNQSTNESSWDPPYGTDKEVLNAYIAKFKNNGYKPLVNEDGQVRVSHLLIKNNQSRKPKSWKSPDGISRTRDESIQILKKHLERILSGEVKLSELANTESDCSSHDRGGDLGFFSKGQMQPPFEEAAFNLHVGEVSNIIETNSGVHILQRTG; encoded by the coding sequence ATGGCATCGACATCAACAGGCTTACCACCTAATTGGACGATTAGAGTATCCAGATCCCATAACAAAGAGTATTTCTTAAACCAATCTACCAATGAGTCGTCTTGGGACCCACCTTATGGCACTGACAAAGAAGTATTGAATGCATACATTGCGAAGTTTAAAAACAATGGTTACAAGCCACTTGTGAATGAGGATGGCCAGGTTAGAGTTTCTCATTTGTTGATCAAGAACAATCAATCAAGAAAACCCAAGTCTTGGAAGTCCCCAGATGGTATAAGTAGAACTAGAGACGAATCTATACagatattgaagaaacatTTGGAAAGAATATTGAGTGGTGAGGTTAAACTAAGTGAATTGGCAAATACCGAAAGTGATTGCAGCTCACATGACAGAGGTGGTGATTTAGGGTTTTTTAGCAAAGGACAAATGCAACCACCATTCGAAGAAGCCGCATTCAATTTGCATGTTGGAGAAGTCAGTAACATAATTGAAACCAATAGTGGTGTCCATATCCTCCAAAGAACAGGATAA